The Antennarius striatus isolate MH-2024 chromosome 11, ASM4005453v1, whole genome shotgun sequence genome window below encodes:
- the mypn gene encoding myopalladin isoform X1, with the protein MQDNSEQPKSLSQLLRESYLAEARAQQRHGRSDPPSSRLQIYRSLKGKVDDSMGRSDPQHPDLSAFLSQEELDKSVNLARQAIVHESHEERSEVTPSSPHIYSACVPSEPPSVPSVSPSHAPFAPPLEHKDLPATQTNFTSDRSKEKAPVRKEHMIRSNRDPMEGFQDLNRSGRNVHYGPETQSKKEFLNKAADFIEELSSLFKANSSKRIRPRGCKTHRSRSQSKGPSDGTVNPPSPDDRERVAMTTEEKERPNHAVSHQTEVQLASGVGHAEIQDCRLTEEKQLDSVSQEVEKETESCPLAETPSPAEPVCEPPHFIQKLKSREVSEGSKVQLDCIVRGLPVPEVRWFCEGKELENSPDIQIITDGELHSLVITEAFEEDTGRYSCFASNFYGTDSTSAEIYVEGASSSESDGEQHVEHVAQLQRTSSSRSGQALSAEVSPQPVVPSEGPAETLTSPLTSEIIPEPLPLVQTSDIVLPAPELSEAPEAPVARSDQEETAVFSILSQTQAQETQELSTSVSVVSSVPPVVSPQIQPPPPESPQSQTSNHSYLQGLNSQAIMAAPIFTKSLQDLLTSEGQLVVLECRVKGVPSPRVDWYRDQKLIEDSPDFRILQKKPRSPSESEDICTLVIAEVLPEDSGMFTCTASNTFGTVSCTAALRVKGNGNTNHVRPFTSLIQEPPPSAPTVNTQLEVTVTNSIKPHSSTVCLDPLVSSTVRLDSLNSSSLRLDPHVSGVFRQDHLSAGLSRLEPPTLSSSFCLNATSISSPKVDPQESSRACPEPQSSRQALPYPKPFSPETSPDQEVAKPSVNSSDTSPKVKGTTAPQNGSSVVVPLPDPPANSCLKSGALTNHKDPRSSSRVGLHVHFKLPEDEEEEQSDASTHSDEDATQMSANKEPPPVRAKPKLDPAQLQLLHNQVLLEQRQETEPPTQTPVQPQSHTAVQIPIQSEAQSSHKGPLWSPRMHQEPPSASHQSFLNTTVSPQQKPLPVFQMTTAIPASFLSSSPAVGTTLSTRLNTSPATPLSYPSSTTQLMPPPLVTSTQRAPQMSTLPPLSVAPVTQMNTIHASHINLSAAVLSRSIPIKDSVAPPAPNFSADPVPTMQQIISPAPLLRSTHASLMNLTPTSHSFNYARPKEFIAAQTLSPVRSPSPTESPVPLLHELAAELNSSAASSPTLPVSSQPPKFFPTRVLTSPTSPPSLVSSPTMGLGTFLNSALFLRAQSPPQTSSPTSSSSTPSPIQNPVAFLSSVLPSLSLSQPTNSMGLPRGAPMGLKKNVPKVRLHSADDIRETKESLFQAIEEKLRFTEDTPHSAHQQKLSVVRETASTSHGPIIPASVINYDEEYKVSNFEQRLMSEIEFRLERTPVEESDDEVQHDDIPTGKCIAPIFDKKLKNFKAMEGVPVTLSCKVVGIPVPKVYWFKDGKQILRKNTHYRKIREGDGICSLHIGSTTNDDDGNYTIMAANPQGRISCSGHLIIQTGPPRNRLTPIHSQRVRARIQEVESEQTQERFFQPHFLQAPGDMLAHEGRLCRLDCKVSGLPNPELMWLVNGRPIYPDMYHKMLVRENGVHSLVIDPLTKRDAGIYTCIASNKAGQSSFSLELKVVEKEMKHPPQFLEKLQNMGIPEGTPVRLECRVMGMPPPAIFWKKDNDTIPKTKDRISMTQDASGYVCLLIHPTTRDDAGWYTVSAKNEAGIISCTCRLDIYAQWHQNIPAPMRKAPRTGSCYAALAGQGLDIKSTFATSETSPILFSSSPPEAMLESEEL; encoded by the exons ATGCAAGACAACAGTGAGCAGCCAAAGTCACTGTCGCAGCTCTTGAGAGAGAGCTACCTGGCAGAGGCCAGGGCCCAGCAGCGCCATGGCCGCTCAGACCCCCCCTCCTCACGCCTTCAGATCTACAGGTCGCTCAAAGGCAAAGTGGACGACTCAATGGGGCGCAGTGACCCCCAACACCCAGACCTCTCGGCTTTCCTCAGCCAAGAGGAGTTGGACAAGAGTGTGAATCTGGCTCGCCAGGCCATCGTTCATGAGTCTCATgaggagaggtcagaggtcacaccaTCCAGTCCTCACATCTACTCAGCCTGTGTCCCCTCTGAACCGCCATCGGTTCCCTCAGTGAGCCCCTCTCACGCCCCTTTCGCTCCGCCTTTAGAGCATAAAGACCTACCAGCAACACAAACGAACTTCACATCCGACAGGAGTAAAGAGAAAGCACCCGTACGGAAAGAACACATGATCAGGAGCAACAGGGACCCAATGGAAGGCTTTCAGGACTTAAACAGGTCCGGGAGGAACGTCCACTACGGTCCAGAGACTCAGTCTAAGAAGGAGTTCCTCAACAAGGCAGCGGACTTCATCGAGgagctctcctctctcttcaaGGCCAACAGCTCCAAACGGATACGACCGAGAGGGTGCAAGACCCACAGGAGCAGGAGCCAGAGCAAGGGCCCGAGTGATGGGACCGTTAACCCCCCCAGTCCAGATGACAGGGAGCGTGTCGCCATGACtacggaggagaaggagagaccCAACCATGCCGTTAGCCACCAGACAGAGGTCCAGCTGGCGTCCGGAGTGGGGCATGCAGAGATTCAGGACTGCAGACTGACCGAGGAGAAGCAGCTCGATTCTGTTTCccaggaggtggagaaggagacTGAAAGCTGTCCCTTAGCGGAAACCCCCTCCCCAGCTGAGCCCGTGTGCGAGCCGCCTCATTTCATCCAGAAACTGAAGAGCAGAGAGGTTTCAGAGGGCAGCAAGGTCCAGCTGGACTGCATCGTACGAGGACTCCCCGTACCCGAAGTCCG GTGGTTCTGTGAGGGTAAGGAGTTGGAGAACAGCCCCGACATTCAGATCATCACCGACGGAGAGCTGCATTCTCTGGTCATCACAGAGGCGTTCGAGGAAGACACTGGGCGCTACTCCTGCTTTGCATCCAACTTCTATGGTACTGACTCCACATCAGCTGAGATCTACGTTGAAG GTGCCTCCTCCTCTGAATCTGATGGAGAACAACACGTTGAACATGTAGCTCA GCTGCAGAGGACATCTTCTTCCCGATCAGGCCAAGCTCTCTCTGCAGAAGTGTCACCTCAACCTGTAGTACCTTCTGAGGGTCCAGCAGAGACGCTCACCTCTCCATTGACTTCAGAAATTATTCCAGAGCCATTGCCACTGGTCCAGACATCAGACATTGTGCTCCCAGCCCCAGAGCTCTCTGAAGCACCGGAAGCACCTGTAGCACGCTCCGATCAGGAGGAGACCGCCGTGTTTTCCATTCTGTCCCAGACACAAGCTCAAGAAACTCAGGAGCTCTCAACATCTGTCTCAGTCGTCTCATCTGTGCCGCCTGTCGTGTCACCTCAaattcaaccccccccacctgag AGTCCTCAGAGTCAGACCTCCAACCACAGCTATCTACAAGGGTTGAACAGTCAAGCCATCATGGCTGCCCCGATATTCACAAAG AGCCTGCAGGACCTCCTGACATCAGAAGGCCAGCTGGTGGTGCTAGAGTGCCGGGTGAAGGGGGTGCCGTCACCCCGGGTGGACTGGTACAGAGACCAAAAACTGATTGAGGACTCTCCTGACTTCAGGATCCTGCAGAAGA agCCCAGATCTCCATCTGAATCAG AGGACATTTGCACTCTGGTCATCGCTGAGGTCCTTCCTGAGGATTCGGGGATGTTTACTTGCACAGCGAGCAACACGTTTGGCACCGTGTCCTGCACTGCTGCACTGAGGGTCAAAG GTAACGGCAACACTAACCATGTGAGGCCTTTCACTAGTTTAATCCAAGAACCCCCCCCATCGGCTCCCACTGTAAACACTCAGCTAGAGGTTACTGTGACCAACAGCATCAAGCCCCACTCCAGCACCGTTTGTCTGGATCCTCTCGTCTCGAGCACCGTGCGTCTGGATTCTTTAAACTCAAGCAGCCTCCGCCTGGACCCCCACGTCTCTGGGGTGTTTCGTCAAGACCATCTCAGCGCCGGTCTATCCCGTTTGGAACCCCCCACgctgagcagcagcttctgcCTCAACGCAACCAGCATCAGCAGTCCAAAAGTAGACCCACAAGAGTCCAGTAGAGCATGTCCAGAACCACAGAGCAGCAGACAGGCGCTTCCGTACCCCAAACCCTTCTCCCCTGAGACTTCACCTGATCAGGAAGTGGCCAAACCTTCAGTGAACTCATCCGACACGAGTCCCAAAGTTAAGGGGACCACAGCCCCTCAGAATGGAAGTTCTGTTGTGGTGCCCCTCCCTGACCCCCCTGCGAACTCCTGCCTAAAGTCAGGTGCCCTGACAAACCACAAAGACCCACGCTCGAGCTCCAGAGTCGGTCTACATGTGCACTTCAAACTgcctgaggatgaggaggaagaacaaagcGACGCATCCACTCATTCTGATGAAGACGCCACTCAGATGTCAGCCAACAAAGAACCCCCACCAGTGCGGGCCAAACCCAAACT GGATCCGGCTCAGCTCCAGCTTCTGCACAACCAGGTCCTCCTGGAGCAGCGACAGGAGACCGAACCTCCGACCCAGACCCCCGTCCAGCCTCAGTCTCACACTGCTGTCCAAATACCGATTCAGTCTGAAGCCCAAAGCTCACACAAAGGACCATTGTGGTCACCCAGAATGCATCAGGAACCCCCTTCAGCATCTCACCAATCCTTCCTGAACACCACAGTGTCACCGCAGCAGAAACCCCTCCCTGTATTCCAAATGACCACCGCCATCCCGGCTTCCTTTCTGAGCTCTTCTCCAGCAGTCGGCACCACCCTTTCGACCCGTCTCAACACGTCACCTGCTACTCCTTTGAGCTACCCGTCTTCCACGACTCAGCTGATGCCTCCTCCACTGGTGACCTCCACTCAACGTGCCCCACAGATGTCAACGCTTCCTCCTCTCAGCGTAGCACCGGTCACCCAGATGAACACCATCCATGCCTCACACATAAATCTGTCCGCTGCAGTTCTTTCCAGAAGTATACCCATAAAGGACTCTGTCGCACCTCCAGCGCCCAACTTTAGTGCCGATCCAGTGCCGACCATGCAGCAGATCATAtctccagctcctctcctgCGGAGCACCCACGCCTCCCTCATGAACCTCACGCCAACCTCCCACTCCTTTAATTACGCCCGGCCGAAGGAGTTCATAGCTGCCCAGACGTTGTCACCAGTCAGGAGTCCCTCCCCCACGGAGTCACCAGTCCCCCTGCTCCATGAGCTGGCAGCCGAGCTCAACTCTTCTGCTGCCAGCTCCCCAACTCTCCCAGTTTCCTCCCAGCCACCCAAGTTCTTCCCCACCAGGGTACTCACATCTCCCACCAGCCCTCCGTCTCTCGTGTCCTCACCGACGATGGGACTGGGAACGTTCCTCAACAGCGCCTTGTTTCTTCGAGCCCAGTCGCCTCCCCAAACCTCGtctcccacctccagcagctcGACCCCCAGCCCCATCCAGAACCCGGTGGCGTTCCTCAGCTCCGTCCTGCCGTCCCTTTCTCTAAGTCAGCCCACCAACTCAATGGGTCTGCCCAGGGGGGCTCCTATGGG GCTGAAAAAGAACGTACCAAAGGTGCGCCTCCACTCAGCCGACGACATCCGTGAAACCAAAGAAAGTCTGTTCCAAGCCATTGAGGAAAAGCTTCGGTTTACGGAAGACACTCCACATTCTGCCCACCAGCAG AAGCTGAGTGTTGTGAGGGAAACAGCGAGCACATCCCACGGACCAATCATTCCTGCTTCTGTCATTAACTATGATGAG GAGTACAAAGTGTCCAATTTTGAGCAGAGACTAATGAGCGAGATTGAATTCCGTTTGGAGCGAACGCCAGTCGAGGAGTCGGATGATGAGGTGCAGCACGACGATATCCCGACTGGAAAATGCATCGCGCCTATATTtgacaaaaaattaaagaacTTCAAGGCCATGGAAGGTGTGCCTGTCACTCTTTCATGTAAAGTCGTGGGAATCCCTGTCCCAAAG GTTTACTGGTTCAAGGATGGCAAGCAGATCTTGAGAAAGAACACCCATTACAGGAAGATTAGGGAAGGGGATGGGATTTGTTCTTTGCATATAGGGTCCACGacgaatgatgatgatggcaacTACACCATCATGGCAGCGAATCCACAG GGGCGAATCAGCTGCTCGGGTCATTTGATCATCCAAACGGGACCCCCCCGGAACCGACTCACGCCTATTCATTCTCAGCG GGTCCGAGCCCGCATACAGGAAGTTGAAAGCGAGCAAACCCAGGAGCGCTTCTTTCAGCCTCACTTCCTCCAAGCTCCAGGGGACATGCTCGCTCATGAAGGGAGGCTCTGTCGACTAGACTGTAAG gtgAGTGGCCTACCCAACCCAGAATTGATGTGGTTGGTCAACGGGAGACCGATCTATCCAGACATGTACCACAAGATGTTGGTGAGAGAGAATGGAGTCCATTCTCTGGTCATTGATCCTCTGACAAAGAGGGATGCTGGGATATACACGTGCATCGCGAGCAACAAAGCAGGGCAGAGCTCCTTTAGTCTAGAACTGAAAGTTGTGG AGAAAGAGATGAAGCACCCTCCCCAGTTCTTGGAGAAGCTGCAGAATATGGGTATTCCTGAAGGAACCCCGGTCAGGCTGGAGTGTCGGGTGATGGGCATGCCCCCTCCAGccatcttctggaagaaagacAATGACACCATTCCTAAGACTAAGGACAGAATTAG CATGACCCAGGATGCATCAGGGTACGTGTGCCTCCTCATCCATCCGACCACCAGAGACGATGCTGGCTGGTACACGGTGTCAGCAAAAAATGAAGCTGGAATTATATCCTGCACCTGCAGGCTCGATATCTATG CCCAGTGGCATCAGAACATCCCTGCACCGATGAGGAAGGCTCCGCGCACAGGCAGCTGCTATGCAGCCCTAGCAGGCCAGGGACTGGACATTAAGTCAACTTTTGCCACTTCAGAGACCAGCCCCATCCTCTTCTCCAGCTCCCCTCCGGAGGCCATGCTGGAGAGCGAGGAGCTGTGA
- the mypn gene encoding myopalladin isoform X2 → MQDNSEQPKSLSQLLRESYLAEARAQQRHGRSDPPSSRLQIYRSLKGKVDDSMGRSDPQHPDLSAFLSQEELDKSVNLARQAIVHESHEERSEVTPSSPHIYSACVPSEPPSVPSVSPSHAPFAPPLEHKDLPATQTNFTSDRSKEKAPVRKEHMIRSNRDPMEGFQDLNRSGRNVHYGPETQSKKEFLNKAADFIEELSSLFKANSSKRIRPRGCKTHRSRSQSKGPSDGTVNPPSPDDRERVAMTTEEKERPNHAVSHQTEVQLASGVGHAEIQDCRLTEEKQLDSVSQEVEKETESCPLAETPSPAEPVCEPPHFIQKLKSREVSEGSKVQLDCIVRGLPVPEVRWFCEGKELENSPDIQIITDGELHSLVITEAFEEDTGRYSCFASNFYGTDSTSAEIYVEGASSSESDGEQHVEHVAQLQRTSSSRSGQALSAEVSPQPVVPSEGPAETLTSPLTSEIIPEPLPLVQTSDIVLPAPELSEAPEAPVARSDQEETAVFSILSQTQAQETQELSTSVSVVSSVPPVVSPQIQPPPPESPQSQTSNHSYLQGLNSQAIMAAPIFTKSLQDLLTSEGQLVVLECRVKGVPSPRVDWYRDQKLIEDSPDFRILQKKPRSPSESEDICTLVIAEVLPEDSGMFTCTASNTFGTVSCTAALRVKGNGNTNHVRPFTSLIQEPPPSAPTVNTQLEVTVTNSIKPHSSTVCLDPLVSSTVRLDSLNSSSLRLDPHVSGVFRQDHLSAGLSRLEPPTLSSSFCLNATSISSPKVDPQESSRACPEPQSSRQALPYPKPFSPETSPDQEVAKPSVNSSDTSPKVKGTTAPQNGSSVVVPLPDPPANSCLKSGALTNHKDPRSSSRVGLHVHFKLPEDEEEEQSDASTHSDEDATQMSANKEPPPVRAKPKLDPAQLQLLHNQVLLEQRQETEPPTQTPVQPQSHTAVQIPIQSEAQSSHKGPLWSPRMHQEPPSASHQSFLNTTVSPQQKPLPVFQMTTAIPASFLSSSPAVGTTLSTRLNTSPATPLSYPSSTTQLMPPPLVTSTQRAPQMSTLPPLSVAPVTQMNTIHASHINLSAAVLSRSIPIKDSVAPPAPNFSADPVPTMQQIISPAPLLRSTHASLMNLTPTSHSFNYARPKEFIAAQTLSPVRSPSPTESPVPLLHELAAELNSSAASSPTLPVSSQPPKFFPTRVLTSPTSPPSLVSSPTMGLGTFLNSALFLRAQSPPQTSSPTSSSSTPSPIQNPVAFLSSVLPSLSLSQPTNSMGLPRGAPMGLKKNVPKVRLHSADDIRETKESLFQAIEEKLRFTEDTPHSAHQQEYKVSNFEQRLMSEIEFRLERTPVEESDDEVQHDDIPTGKCIAPIFDKKLKNFKAMEGVPVTLSCKVVGIPVPKVYWFKDGKQILRKNTHYRKIREGDGICSLHIGSTTNDDDGNYTIMAANPQGRISCSGHLIIQTGPPRNRLTPIHSQRVRARIQEVESEQTQERFFQPHFLQAPGDMLAHEGRLCRLDCKVSGLPNPELMWLVNGRPIYPDMYHKMLVRENGVHSLVIDPLTKRDAGIYTCIASNKAGQSSFSLELKVVEKEMKHPPQFLEKLQNMGIPEGTPVRLECRVMGMPPPAIFWKKDNDTIPKTKDRISMTQDASGYVCLLIHPTTRDDAGWYTVSAKNEAGIISCTCRLDIYAQWHQNIPAPMRKAPRTGSCYAALAGQGLDIKSTFATSETSPILFSSSPPEAMLESEEL, encoded by the exons ATGCAAGACAACAGTGAGCAGCCAAAGTCACTGTCGCAGCTCTTGAGAGAGAGCTACCTGGCAGAGGCCAGGGCCCAGCAGCGCCATGGCCGCTCAGACCCCCCCTCCTCACGCCTTCAGATCTACAGGTCGCTCAAAGGCAAAGTGGACGACTCAATGGGGCGCAGTGACCCCCAACACCCAGACCTCTCGGCTTTCCTCAGCCAAGAGGAGTTGGACAAGAGTGTGAATCTGGCTCGCCAGGCCATCGTTCATGAGTCTCATgaggagaggtcagaggtcacaccaTCCAGTCCTCACATCTACTCAGCCTGTGTCCCCTCTGAACCGCCATCGGTTCCCTCAGTGAGCCCCTCTCACGCCCCTTTCGCTCCGCCTTTAGAGCATAAAGACCTACCAGCAACACAAACGAACTTCACATCCGACAGGAGTAAAGAGAAAGCACCCGTACGGAAAGAACACATGATCAGGAGCAACAGGGACCCAATGGAAGGCTTTCAGGACTTAAACAGGTCCGGGAGGAACGTCCACTACGGTCCAGAGACTCAGTCTAAGAAGGAGTTCCTCAACAAGGCAGCGGACTTCATCGAGgagctctcctctctcttcaaGGCCAACAGCTCCAAACGGATACGACCGAGAGGGTGCAAGACCCACAGGAGCAGGAGCCAGAGCAAGGGCCCGAGTGATGGGACCGTTAACCCCCCCAGTCCAGATGACAGGGAGCGTGTCGCCATGACtacggaggagaaggagagaccCAACCATGCCGTTAGCCACCAGACAGAGGTCCAGCTGGCGTCCGGAGTGGGGCATGCAGAGATTCAGGACTGCAGACTGACCGAGGAGAAGCAGCTCGATTCTGTTTCccaggaggtggagaaggagacTGAAAGCTGTCCCTTAGCGGAAACCCCCTCCCCAGCTGAGCCCGTGTGCGAGCCGCCTCATTTCATCCAGAAACTGAAGAGCAGAGAGGTTTCAGAGGGCAGCAAGGTCCAGCTGGACTGCATCGTACGAGGACTCCCCGTACCCGAAGTCCG GTGGTTCTGTGAGGGTAAGGAGTTGGAGAACAGCCCCGACATTCAGATCATCACCGACGGAGAGCTGCATTCTCTGGTCATCACAGAGGCGTTCGAGGAAGACACTGGGCGCTACTCCTGCTTTGCATCCAACTTCTATGGTACTGACTCCACATCAGCTGAGATCTACGTTGAAG GTGCCTCCTCCTCTGAATCTGATGGAGAACAACACGTTGAACATGTAGCTCA GCTGCAGAGGACATCTTCTTCCCGATCAGGCCAAGCTCTCTCTGCAGAAGTGTCACCTCAACCTGTAGTACCTTCTGAGGGTCCAGCAGAGACGCTCACCTCTCCATTGACTTCAGAAATTATTCCAGAGCCATTGCCACTGGTCCAGACATCAGACATTGTGCTCCCAGCCCCAGAGCTCTCTGAAGCACCGGAAGCACCTGTAGCACGCTCCGATCAGGAGGAGACCGCCGTGTTTTCCATTCTGTCCCAGACACAAGCTCAAGAAACTCAGGAGCTCTCAACATCTGTCTCAGTCGTCTCATCTGTGCCGCCTGTCGTGTCACCTCAaattcaaccccccccacctgag AGTCCTCAGAGTCAGACCTCCAACCACAGCTATCTACAAGGGTTGAACAGTCAAGCCATCATGGCTGCCCCGATATTCACAAAG AGCCTGCAGGACCTCCTGACATCAGAAGGCCAGCTGGTGGTGCTAGAGTGCCGGGTGAAGGGGGTGCCGTCACCCCGGGTGGACTGGTACAGAGACCAAAAACTGATTGAGGACTCTCCTGACTTCAGGATCCTGCAGAAGA agCCCAGATCTCCATCTGAATCAG AGGACATTTGCACTCTGGTCATCGCTGAGGTCCTTCCTGAGGATTCGGGGATGTTTACTTGCACAGCGAGCAACACGTTTGGCACCGTGTCCTGCACTGCTGCACTGAGGGTCAAAG GTAACGGCAACACTAACCATGTGAGGCCTTTCACTAGTTTAATCCAAGAACCCCCCCCATCGGCTCCCACTGTAAACACTCAGCTAGAGGTTACTGTGACCAACAGCATCAAGCCCCACTCCAGCACCGTTTGTCTGGATCCTCTCGTCTCGAGCACCGTGCGTCTGGATTCTTTAAACTCAAGCAGCCTCCGCCTGGACCCCCACGTCTCTGGGGTGTTTCGTCAAGACCATCTCAGCGCCGGTCTATCCCGTTTGGAACCCCCCACgctgagcagcagcttctgcCTCAACGCAACCAGCATCAGCAGTCCAAAAGTAGACCCACAAGAGTCCAGTAGAGCATGTCCAGAACCACAGAGCAGCAGACAGGCGCTTCCGTACCCCAAACCCTTCTCCCCTGAGACTTCACCTGATCAGGAAGTGGCCAAACCTTCAGTGAACTCATCCGACACGAGTCCCAAAGTTAAGGGGACCACAGCCCCTCAGAATGGAAGTTCTGTTGTGGTGCCCCTCCCTGACCCCCCTGCGAACTCCTGCCTAAAGTCAGGTGCCCTGACAAACCACAAAGACCCACGCTCGAGCTCCAGAGTCGGTCTACATGTGCACTTCAAACTgcctgaggatgaggaggaagaacaaagcGACGCATCCACTCATTCTGATGAAGACGCCACTCAGATGTCAGCCAACAAAGAACCCCCACCAGTGCGGGCCAAACCCAAACT GGATCCGGCTCAGCTCCAGCTTCTGCACAACCAGGTCCTCCTGGAGCAGCGACAGGAGACCGAACCTCCGACCCAGACCCCCGTCCAGCCTCAGTCTCACACTGCTGTCCAAATACCGATTCAGTCTGAAGCCCAAAGCTCACACAAAGGACCATTGTGGTCACCCAGAATGCATCAGGAACCCCCTTCAGCATCTCACCAATCCTTCCTGAACACCACAGTGTCACCGCAGCAGAAACCCCTCCCTGTATTCCAAATGACCACCGCCATCCCGGCTTCCTTTCTGAGCTCTTCTCCAGCAGTCGGCACCACCCTTTCGACCCGTCTCAACACGTCACCTGCTACTCCTTTGAGCTACCCGTCTTCCACGACTCAGCTGATGCCTCCTCCACTGGTGACCTCCACTCAACGTGCCCCACAGATGTCAACGCTTCCTCCTCTCAGCGTAGCACCGGTCACCCAGATGAACACCATCCATGCCTCACACATAAATCTGTCCGCTGCAGTTCTTTCCAGAAGTATACCCATAAAGGACTCTGTCGCACCTCCAGCGCCCAACTTTAGTGCCGATCCAGTGCCGACCATGCAGCAGATCATAtctccagctcctctcctgCGGAGCACCCACGCCTCCCTCATGAACCTCACGCCAACCTCCCACTCCTTTAATTACGCCCGGCCGAAGGAGTTCATAGCTGCCCAGACGTTGTCACCAGTCAGGAGTCCCTCCCCCACGGAGTCACCAGTCCCCCTGCTCCATGAGCTGGCAGCCGAGCTCAACTCTTCTGCTGCCAGCTCCCCAACTCTCCCAGTTTCCTCCCAGCCACCCAAGTTCTTCCCCACCAGGGTACTCACATCTCCCACCAGCCCTCCGTCTCTCGTGTCCTCACCGACGATGGGACTGGGAACGTTCCTCAACAGCGCCTTGTTTCTTCGAGCCCAGTCGCCTCCCCAAACCTCGtctcccacctccagcagctcGACCCCCAGCCCCATCCAGAACCCGGTGGCGTTCCTCAGCTCCGTCCTGCCGTCCCTTTCTCTAAGTCAGCCCACCAACTCAATGGGTCTGCCCAGGGGGGCTCCTATGGG GCTGAAAAAGAACGTACCAAAGGTGCGCCTCCACTCAGCCGACGACATCCGTGAAACCAAAGAAAGTCTGTTCCAAGCCATTGAGGAAAAGCTTCGGTTTACGGAAGACACTCCACATTCTGCCCACCAGCAG GAGTACAAAGTGTCCAATTTTGAGCAGAGACTAATGAGCGAGATTGAATTCCGTTTGGAGCGAACGCCAGTCGAGGAGTCGGATGATGAGGTGCAGCACGACGATATCCCGACTGGAAAATGCATCGCGCCTATATTtgacaaaaaattaaagaacTTCAAGGCCATGGAAGGTGTGCCTGTCACTCTTTCATGTAAAGTCGTGGGAATCCCTGTCCCAAAG GTTTACTGGTTCAAGGATGGCAAGCAGATCTTGAGAAAGAACACCCATTACAGGAAGATTAGGGAAGGGGATGGGATTTGTTCTTTGCATATAGGGTCCACGacgaatgatgatgatggcaacTACACCATCATGGCAGCGAATCCACAG GGGCGAATCAGCTGCTCGGGTCATTTGATCATCCAAACGGGACCCCCCCGGAACCGACTCACGCCTATTCATTCTCAGCG GGTCCGAGCCCGCATACAGGAAGTTGAAAGCGAGCAAACCCAGGAGCGCTTCTTTCAGCCTCACTTCCTCCAAGCTCCAGGGGACATGCTCGCTCATGAAGGGAGGCTCTGTCGACTAGACTGTAAG gtgAGTGGCCTACCCAACCCAGAATTGATGTGGTTGGTCAACGGGAGACCGATCTATCCAGACATGTACCACAAGATGTTGGTGAGAGAGAATGGAGTCCATTCTCTGGTCATTGATCCTCTGACAAAGAGGGATGCTGGGATATACACGTGCATCGCGAGCAACAAAGCAGGGCAGAGCTCCTTTAGTCTAGAACTGAAAGTTGTGG AGAAAGAGATGAAGCACCCTCCCCAGTTCTTGGAGAAGCTGCAGAATATGGGTATTCCTGAAGGAACCCCGGTCAGGCTGGAGTGTCGGGTGATGGGCATGCCCCCTCCAGccatcttctggaagaaagacAATGACACCATTCCTAAGACTAAGGACAGAATTAG CATGACCCAGGATGCATCAGGGTACGTGTGCCTCCTCATCCATCCGACCACCAGAGACGATGCTGGCTGGTACACGGTGTCAGCAAAAAATGAAGCTGGAATTATATCCTGCACCTGCAGGCTCGATATCTATG CCCAGTGGCATCAGAACATCCCTGCACCGATGAGGAAGGCTCCGCGCACAGGCAGCTGCTATGCAGCCCTAGCAGGCCAGGGACTGGACATTAAGTCAACTTTTGCCACTTCAGAGACCAGCCCCATCCTCTTCTCCAGCTCCCCTCCGGAGGCCATGCTGGAGAGCGAGGAGCTGTGA